One stretch of Niallia sp. XMNu-256 DNA includes these proteins:
- a CDS encoding thermonuclease family protein: MIEEKTNDLELVIVIKVIDGDTIVVSDGRRVRLVGVNTPEASYYKKEPYGIQAKNYTTYKLLGKSVWLQRDVSDVDIYNRSLRIVWLEKPVKSMDIVEIREKMFNAQLVLEGLAEAKAYIPDVTYNRFLIRFMGEAKETRRGMWGSKIIEMYSFSLDK, translated from the coding sequence TTGATTGAAGAAAAAACGAATGATTTGGAACTTGTTATTGTTATTAAGGTCATAGATGGGGATACCATTGTCGTTTCTGATGGCAGAAGAGTAAGGTTGGTCGGAGTAAATACCCCGGAGGCCTCGTATTACAAGAAGGAACCGTATGGAATCCAGGCGAAAAATTATACAACCTATAAATTACTGGGGAAATCGGTTTGGCTGCAAAGAGATGTCTCCGATGTAGACATTTATAATCGTTCTTTGCGAATCGTGTGGTTGGAGAAACCGGTAAAATCTATGGATATAGTTGAAATTCGTGAAAAGATGTTTAATGCCCAGCTTGTGTTAGAGGGTCTTGCGGAGGCCAAGGCTTATATTCCTGATGTTACATATAACCGCTTTTTGATTAGGTTTATGGGCGAGGCTAAGGAAACGAGGAGGGGGATGTGGGGGAGTAAAATAATAGAAATGTATTCTTTTTCATTAGACAAATAG
- the dnaB gene encoding replicative DNA helicase, which produces MERNPYFHIEVEQAVIGALFLEGELIKECTLRPEHFYSSKLRNIYILMQQLAEKGKPIDVVSVAEEAGPDHFSEIGGWDLLPSLADCAPSTANFQYHQEIVKKYAHKRNTVLIANKIQKATKEGELDQIIRDGIQDLQSVEDLLNEENLGDIQQGLMDLYVDCEQDLGDISGVPSGFKDLDGLTGGFQESDLVVIGARPSVGKTAFALNIALQAAQEDVSIIFSLEMSKKQLLKRAVGQMGNVSSIKLRNPNRLFDEKDWNRLQHALGMISKMSLHIYDQGGMDVPYIWSHVRKLRQHYGEEKRLLVFIDYLQLINGDPRLKGNRQAEISEISRALKQMAKELNVVVVALSQLSRAVESRQDKRPMLSDLRDSGQIEQDSDLIAFLYREDYYDRESKFKDRIEIILAKHRNGPVGTVKLAFLKEYGKFLDMVG; this is translated from the coding sequence ATGGAACGGAATCCTTATTTTCATATTGAGGTCGAACAAGCGGTCATTGGGGCGTTATTTTTAGAGGGAGAATTGATCAAGGAATGTACGTTACGACCTGAGCATTTTTACTCTTCAAAGTTAAGAAACATTTACATCTTGATGCAGCAATTAGCGGAAAAAGGCAAACCGATTGATGTAGTATCTGTTGCAGAAGAAGCAGGTCCAGATCACTTTTCCGAAATAGGAGGCTGGGATCTTTTACCCTCTCTAGCCGACTGTGCACCTTCGACAGCCAATTTCCAGTATCACCAAGAAATTGTCAAAAAGTATGCTCATAAAAGAAATACGGTACTGATTGCCAATAAGATCCAAAAAGCCACGAAAGAAGGGGAGCTAGACCAGATCATACGTGATGGAATCCAAGATTTACAGTCGGTAGAAGACCTGCTAAACGAAGAAAATCTCGGGGATATTCAACAAGGGTTAATGGATTTGTATGTGGATTGTGAACAAGATCTTGGAGACATTAGTGGTGTTCCATCAGGATTCAAGGATCTTGACGGACTAACAGGGGGATTTCAAGAATCGGACCTTGTCGTCATTGGGGCCCGTCCAAGTGTAGGGAAAACAGCCTTTGCTTTGAACATTGCCTTACAAGCAGCCCAAGAAGACGTATCGATTATTTTTTCTTTGGAGATGTCGAAGAAACAATTACTCAAAAGAGCTGTCGGTCAAATGGGGAATGTCAGTTCTATCAAATTAAGAAATCCGAATCGCCTTTTTGATGAAAAGGATTGGAACCGCCTTCAACATGCATTGGGAATGATCTCGAAGATGAGTTTGCATATTTATGATCAAGGCGGAATGGATGTCCCATACATCTGGTCACATGTGAGAAAACTGCGGCAACATTATGGGGAGGAAAAAAGATTGCTCGTGTTCATTGATTATTTGCAATTAATTAACGGAGATCCACGTTTAAAAGGAAATCGGCAGGCAGAGATCAGTGAAATCAGCCGGGCACTGAAGCAAATGGCGAAGGAGTTGAACGTGGTAGTCGTTGCCCTTTCGCAACTGAGCCGGGCCGTTGAAAGCAGACAAGACAAGCGTCCGATGTTATCGGATCTACGTGACAGCGGACAAATTGAACAAGATTCTGATTTAATTGCCTTTTTATATCGCGAGGATTATTATGACCGAGAGTCCAAGTTCAAAGATCGGATTGAAATTATTTTGGCCAAGCATCGGAATGGGCCTGTGGGAACCGTGAAACTGGCGTTTTTGAAAGAGTATGGGAAGTTTTTGGATATGGTGGGCTAG